A region of the Candidatus Methylomirabilis oxygeniifera genome:
GGTGACCTGCCGCCCCTCGATCTCTACACTGATGGTGCTATCCGTCAGGTGGAGGAATTCGTCTACGGGCCAGGCAGCCGGCTCTTCATATTGACGGCCCTCTTCATCGAGTCGCTGTGAAAAGTAGCCCTTTCGGTGCAGCAACGTGACACCGACCATAGACAGCCCCAGGTCGGCAGCGCTGCGCAGCATGTCACCGGCTAATACGCCAAGCCCTCCGCTGTATGTGGGCAGAGGGCTTTCGAGTGCGACCTCCATAGAGAAGTAAGCAATGGTTCGCGGCGCGGGCCTCTCAACCTTCATAGATCTGTCGTTTCCCTCCTTACAGTCCAAAAGGACAGTACGCCATATCCGTTGTCCCTGAACGCTATTCGCTCAATGTTGCCTCCTTATAGATAGCACAACCGGGAGGATTTTGCACCTCTTATATATATTGTCGTGAGTCGCAACCATATACGTCATTGCCTCGAAAGTCCCCCTGCGGGTCATTGCGAGGGAGCGAAGTAACCGAAGCAATCTCACAGTCGTTGGGGTGGGTGGTTGCCGGAAAGAACAGTGAGATTGCCACGCTCCAGTTGGTCGCTTGCAATGACCATGCAGCGGGTGGTGAACGAAATGAGCACAGTACCCTTGTGGCCGTTTGACTCCGTTTCTGCGTCGCGATATGATCAAATACAAGGTGATGCTTTGAGGGGCTGTTGTAATGGATCTAACGGGGAAGGGAAGGCGGGAAGGGGCGTGAAGAAGCCGTTGAAGGGCAAGGAGGAATGCCATGCCGGAGATGAAGGTCGGTTATGTCAAAGAGTATTTCGCCAAGGTAGGGGTGGCTGCAATTGAGATGACCGAGGGCCATCTGTTGGTAGGTGACACCATCCACATCAAGGGCCATACGACCGAATTCACACAGCGAGTAGATTCGATCCAACTCGAACATCTGGCGCTCCAACAAGCGGAGCCTGGCCAGTTGATCGGAGTCAAAGTCCGCGAGCGTGTTCGCTCGCACGATCAAGTCTTCAAGGTTACAGAGTAGGAAGCAGCCGCCGGTCTGAAGCGGGTACCCGCCCTCACTGTCGTTACTGACCGTACGCGCGATGATAGATCTGCGTTCTATCGCGCTTCCGCGTTGACGCCCACGTAAAGAGTTTGACTTTTGTTTGCAGATCACGTAAGTATGTAAGTGCTTACTTAATGTACTACCTTGCGGCAAGCCGCGAGGAATGAACTCCTAGTGGACTCTAACTTATCGGTTGCCATATCGCGTCATAGAGGAGCCAAGATGAAAGAACGCCTGAGCGCCGAAGAGCGGCGGCGGCAGATTGTCGAGGCGGCGGTGGGGCTGTTCTCGCGGAAGGGATTCAGGGGGACCAGGACGCGCGAGATCGCTGAGGCTGCCGGCATCAGCGAGGCGATGATCTACAGGCATTTCGCGACGAAGCGTGAACTGTACTTCGCGATTATCGAGACGAAATCCGCAACGGAGGAGCTGCTGGCGAGCGCAGCGACAGCCGCGAAAGGGAAAGATGATGCGGGCGTCCTTCGGGCGGTAGGCCTGAAGATGATCGAGCAGACGGAAGCTGACCCGAGCCTCATGCGGCTCCTGCTGTTCAGCGCCCTTGAAGGACATGAACTGTCCCAGATCTTCTTCGACTCGCGAGTCAAAAGACTGCATCAGTTTCTCAGCCGGTACATTCGTGGCCGGATCAAGGAAGGGCGATTCCGGTCGATGGATGCGCTGGTCGCGGCCCGCGGGTTCATCGGGATGATTGTCCATTATTTATTGATCCACGAGCTGTTCGGGATAAAACGCCCTCTCCGGTCCTCGCCGGAACAGGTCGTAGAGCTTTTCGTATCCGTCTTTCTGAAAGGGATCGAGCGATGAGATGCCGGTTCGTGGCTCGAAGTTGTGGGCTCCTACTGCTTCTACTGCCGCCCCTCTTGGGCTGTTCCCGGGAGCAGGCTGCCAACGGCGCCCCGGCCGTGGCGAAGGAGCAGAGCCTCGCGATTACCGTGACCCCCGTCGAGGCGAGGACTGTGATACGACGCGTAGAGGTCGTCGGCACCCTCGAAGCGGACGAGGAGGTGATGGTCTACGGCCAGGTATCAGGGTCTGTGGAGAGAATCCTGGTTGACCTGGGGGACCGGGTAAGGGCAGGGCAGCCGCTGCTTCAACTCGACCAGGCGGACTTGCAGTTGCAGGTCGGAAAGGCCGAGGCGATTCTCCGTCAAACGCGAACGAGGCTCGGCGCGATGAATGGTGGAGATATGCTACCTGACGATCAGCAGCCGGTGGTTCGTCAGGCCAAGGCCAACTCTGATGACGCTGCCCTGTGGTATGAGCGGATGCGGAGCCTGTATAAGGAAGGTGCTGTCTCCCGGAACGATCTGGATACCGCCCTGGCGAAGTCTCAAGCCTTGCAGGCGGCGCTTGATAGCGCCATGAGTCAGGTCAGGGCGCTTGCCGATCAACTCAGGGAGCAGCAGGCCGCGTTGGACCTCGCTCGTCGGAACCTCCAGTATACGGTAATCCGGGCTCCTATCGATGGCTCGATCAAAGAACGAAACGTTTCCGCGGGTCAGTACATTGCCGGCGGCAGCATGCAGAATACTAAGCTGTTGACCCTCGTCCGTGACGATCCTTTGAAGCTGAAAGCGTCGGTGCCGGAGCGGTTCCAGGGACAGATCCGGCCGGGCCAGGAGGTAAAGGTCCAGGTCGAGGCCTATCCGGGCCGCGAATTCAGCGGGACAGCGAAGCGAGTTGGCCCGGCTGTTTTTACCGACACTCGGACGTTTCCGATTGAGGCACGAGTGCCTAACCGTGAGGGGTTGTTGAAGCCGGGCTCCTTCGCCAAGGTGCGGATCCAGATCCGGGTTGACCGCGCCATTCCCTTTGTTCCGGAGGATGCCGTCTATTATTTTGTGGGAATCACCAAGGCGTTCGTGGTTACGGACGGTGTCGCCCAAGAGCGACAGATCACGGTCGGCGAGCGCCAGGATGGGCTGGTTGAGATCGTTGAGGGACTTCAACCGGGGGAGCAGGTAGCCACCTCGCGCTTGAGTCAACTGTTCGGCGGCGCCACAGTTCAGGTGATGGCGAAATAACCATGTCCCTGATTGATATCTGCGTCAAACGGCCGGTCTTTGCCACGATGCTGATCGTCTCCCTTGTTGTCATGGGGCTGGTGTCATTCAGGGAGTTGGGACTCGATGTCTTCCCCAAGGTAGATATGCCCACCGTGACTATCACGACGAGGCTCCCAGGGGCCAGTCCGGAGGAGATCGAGAGCAATATCACGAAGCGGATTGAGGAAGCCGTGAACACGATCAACGGGATCGATGAACTCCGGTCCACCACTCTCGAAGGGCAGTCGCAGGTCTTCGTGACGTTTGTCCTGGAGCGTAAGATCGACGAGGCGGCCAACGATGTCCGGGAAAAGGTGGCGACGGTTGTCTCGGAGTTCCCGCAGGGCACCGAGGCCCCGGCTATCGAGAAGTTCGACCCCGACTCGGCTCCGATTCTGGCGATTGTTGTCTCCGGCAAGCGCTCGGCCCGCGAGATTACGGAGCTTGCCGACAAGAAGATCAAGCGGCAACTCGAAACCGTCAAGGATATCGGAGCGGTCACGCTTGTCGGCGACCGGAAGCGAGAGATCCAGCTTGTCGTGGATCCCCATCGCCTCGAGGCCTATAACCTCTCGATCCAACAGATCAAGACGGCTGTCCAGCGTCAGAACGTTGAGGTCCCCGGAGGCAACATCACCTGGCAGGCGCGGGAGCAGGGGCTCCGAACGCTGGGCCGAATCGAGCGGGCTGCCGACTTCAGCGATCTCATCGTTGCCGATTACAAGGGCGCCCCCGTCCGGATTCGAGACATCGGCTCCGCGCTGGACGGCGAAGAGGAACCTCGAACTCTCTCCCGTCTTGACGGCAAGAGCGCTGTTTCCCTCCTGGTCCAGAAGCAGTCCGGGACCAATACCGTAGCTGTGGTCGATCTGGTCAAGGCGAAGCTGCAAGAGATTCAAGCGACCCTGCCGCCTGATGTGGAGTTCCAGGTGGTGCGCGACGTGTCGCGGTTCATCAAGCGCTCGATTGCGGAAGTGGAAGAGCACCTGATGCTGGGCGGGCTGCTGGCCAGCCTGATCGTAGCCTTCTTCATCGGACGCCTCGTGCGGCGAGAGCAGATCGTCATGGGGATATTGCTTGGAGGCCTTACTCTGGCGTTCTTCTATGGCGATCCGGAGCTATTGCGCGTCGTCGTGGTCGGGTCGATTGCTGTGACCCTGGTCCTCTTCCTCTTCATCCCGCGCCTTCGGCCCGCCTTCATCGCCGCGATCTCGATCCCCGTCTCGATCATTGCCACGTTTACCATCATGCGGGTGGCGGGCTTTACTCTGAACAATCTTACGATGCTGGGCCTTTCGCTTTCTACCGGGATCGTCATCGACGATGCCATCATTGTGTTGGAAAATATCTTCCGCCACATCGAGGAGGAAGGGCGCCCTCCGATGGAGGCGGCGGTGACCGGTGCGAAGGAGATTGTCCTGGCTGTTATGGCTACCACTATCTCGCTGGTAGTCATCTTTCTTCCTGTCGCCTTCATGGGGGGGCTCGTGGGACGGTTCTGGAACAGCTTTGGTCTGACGGCCACCTTCGCTATCCTCGTTTCGCTGCTGGTGGCGTTCACCCTGACCCCGATGCTCTCCGCCCGGATGCTGAAGCGTGTGGTGAACTCGGTCGAACCATCGAAGGAACTCGGCGAAGGCCATGGCGGACATCGACAGCACGATCAGGGATCTAAGGCGGCGCGCGTCTATGCCTTTCTGGAGCGCAACTACGACCGGCTCCTTGTCTGGTGTCTGAACCACCGGGCGGCCGTCCTGCTGTTGGCTGTCTTACTGATGTGTTCTACTGTGCTGATCGGTAGGCAGATGAAACCGGATTTTGTTGTTGATGACGACATGAGCGAATTCGAGGTGATCGTCGAGACCCCGTCCGGCTCCTCACTCGACCGCAGCGACGGGATCCTGCGACGGCTGGAGGCCGATCTGAAGAGCATCCCTGAGGTGCAACACTTGTTTACCACCATCGGGGTTCGAGGCAAGGACCGGGCCAATATCACCGACGCCTCGATTTATGTCGGGCTTGCGCACTTGCGCGAACGAAGACGGTCGCAGGAGGCGATCATGCAAGAGGTCCGACAGATGTTCAGGGCCTATCCGGACCTAAGAATCAGTGCGCAACAGATCGGGCTGATCTCAGGCGGCGGCTTCAAGCAGACCCCATTCAACCTCGTACTTCGCGGCCCGGACCTGCAGCAGCTCGACGGCTACGCCCAGGCTCTCATTAAGCGCCTGACCGCAGTCCCTGGATTCGTAGACGTAGACACCAGCCAGGCCCAGCGGCGGCCTGAGGTGCAGGTCTGGATCGATCGGCAGAAGGCGTCGGACCTGGAGATCAGGGCGGAGGATGTTGCGCTTGCGCTCCGGACGATGGTGGGTGGAGAGAAGGTCGGTTTCTACCGGGAGGCAGGTGAGCAGTACGACGTCCGCCTGCGGCTCGAGGACGACTACCGGAAAGATGCATCCGTCATCTCGGCTTTGACGGTGCCGACCGCTGCCAACCGGCTGGTGAAGCTGAACAATGTCGTACATCTGAATCAAGGACGGGCGCCGGCGCAGATCGATCGCTATGCCCAGGAGCGACAGATCACGGTTCAAGCGAATCTCTACCAGATACCGCTGGGAGAGGCGACCGCCCAGGCCGATGAGGCCATCAAAGCGGTCGGGATGCCTTCCGGCTATTCGACCGCGTACCTTGGGCGGGGTAAGTTGATGGCGGAGGCATTTTACAACTTTGCCATTGCCTTTGTCCTCTCCATCGCGTTCATCTACATCGTCCTCGCAGCCCAGTTTGAGAGTTTCGTTCACCCGATCACCATCATGGTCTCGATGTTCCTGTCGATTCCCTTCGGGCTGGTGAGCCTCCTGATCGCGGGCCAGACGCTGAATATTTATAG
Encoded here:
- a CDS encoding putative Macrolide-specific efflux protein macA precursor (Evidence 3 : Function proposed based on presence of conserved amino acid motif, structural feature or limited homology), translated to MRCRFVARSCGLLLLLLPPLLGCSREQAANGAPAVAKEQSLAITVTPVEARTVIRRVEVVGTLEADEEVMVYGQVSGSVERILVDLGDRVRAGQPLLQLDQADLQLQVGKAEAILRQTRTRLGAMNGGDMLPDDQQPVVRQAKANSDDAALWYERMRSLYKEGAVSRNDLDTALAKSQALQAALDSAMSQVRALADQLREQQAALDLARRNLQYTVIRAPIDGSIKERNVSAGQYIAGGSMQNTKLLTLVRDDPLKLKASVPERFQGQIRPGQEVKVQVEAYPGREFSGTAKRVGPAVFTDTRTFPIEARVPNREGLLKPGSFAKVRIQIRVDRAIPFVPEDAVYYFVGITKAFVVTDGVAQERQITVGERQDGLVEIVEGLQPGEQVATSRLSQLFGGATVQVMAK
- a CDS encoding protein of unknown function (Evidence 5 : No homology to any previously reported sequences); this translates as MPQGSTLSKHLHTYVICKQKSNSLRGRQRGSAIERRSIIARTVSNDSEGGYPLQTGGCFLLCNLEDLIVRANTLADFDSDQLARLRLLERQMFELDRIYSLCEFGRMALDVDGVTYQQMALGHLNCSHPYLGEILFDITDLHLRHGIPPCPSTASSRPFPPSLPR
- a CDS encoding protein of unknown function (Evidence 5 : No homology to any previously reported sequences) — protein: MPRKSPCGSLRGSEVTEAISQSLGWVVAGKNSEIATLQLVACNDHAAGGERNEHSTLVAV
- a CDS encoding Acriflavin resistance protein (fragment): MSLIDICVKRPVFATMLIVSLVVMGLVSFRELGLDVFPKVDMPTVTITTRLPGASPEEIESNITKRIEEAVNTINGIDELRSTTLEGQSQVFVTFVLERKIDEAANDVREKVATVVSEFPQGTEAPAIEKFDPDSAPILAIVVSGKRSAREITELADKKIKRQLETVKDIGAVTLVGDRKREIQLVVDPHRLEAYNLSIQQIKTAVQRQNVEVPGGNITWQAREQGLRTLGRIERAADFSDLIVADYKGAPVRIRDIGSALDGEEEPRTLSRLDGKSAVSLLVQKQSGTNTVAVVDLVKAKLQEIQATLPPDVEFQVVRDVSRFIKRSIAEVEEHLMLGGLLASLIVAFFIGRLVRREQIVMGILLGGLTLAFFYGDPELLRVVVVGSIAVTLVLFLFIPRLRPAFIAAISIPVSIIATFTIMRVAGFTLNNLTMLGLSLSTGIVIDDAIIVLENIFRHIEEEGRPPMEAAVTGAKEIVLAVMATTISLVVIFLPVAFMGGLVGRFWNSFGLTATFAILVSLLVAFTLTPMLSARMLKRVVNSVEPSKELGEGHGGHRQHDQGSKAARVYAFLERNYDRLLVWCLNHRAAVLLLAVLLMCSTVLIGRQMKPDFVVDDDMSEFEVIVETPSGSSLDRSDGILRRLEADLKSIPEVQHLFTTIGVRGKDRANITDASIYVGLAHLRERRRSQEAIMQEVRQMFRAYPDLRISAQQIGLISGGGFKQTPFNLVLRGPDLQQLDGYAQALIKRLTAVPGFVDVDTSQAQRRPEVQVWIDRQKASDLEIRAEDVALALRTMVGGEKVGFYREAGEQYDVRLRLEDDYRKDASVISALTVPTAANRLVKLNNVVHLNQGRAPAQIDRYAQERQITVQANLYQIPLGEATAQADEAIKAVGMPSGYSTAYLGRGKLMAEAFYNFAIAFVLSIAFIYIVLAAQFESFVHPITIMVSMFLSIPFGLVSLLIAGQTLNIYSVMGLFLLMGVVKKNAILQVDYTNVLRARGKARDEAQLEADRARLRPILMTTLAIIAGMLPVALGKGDGAASRASLATAVVGGQTLCLLITLLVTPVIYSYFDDLRGLRVVSRLYECRVWARLRGVEDRV
- a CDS encoding Transcriptional regulator, TetR family encodes the protein MKERLSAEERRRQIVEAAVGLFSRKGFRGTRTREIAEAAGISEAMIYRHFATKRELYFAIIETKSATEELLASAATAAKGKDDAGVLRAVGLKMIEQTEADPSLMRLLLFSALEGHELSQIFFDSRVKRLHQFLSRYIRGRIKEGRFRSMDALVAARGFIGMIVHYLLIHELFGIKRPLRSSPEQVVELFVSVFLKGIER